A DNA window from Actinokineospora baliensis contains the following coding sequences:
- a CDS encoding chitinase: MTVVPRRRRGRVVVAGLAAVAAVAAGVLAAGPAAAANLLTNPGFETGTTAGWTCDSATVVTTPVHSGTQALASTAAGAKNGRCSQTVSVLPNTKYTVSAWVRGNPVYLGITGGGSTWTAATNYTQLSLSFTSGATQTSAELYVHGWYGAGTFNVDDLVLDGPGGGGDNPGTGPGTPGNPTLGAVTATSIALSWGAATGTVTGYKVYEGSALKATVTGTSTTVSGLLACSTHSFAVTAYNDKGESTRSQEVTGTTTGCPDTGLPKHALIGYLHSSFANGSGYIKMADVPDTWDIINLAFGEPTSVTSGDIRFTLCPVAECPSVESEADFTAAIRAKQAKGKKVLISIGGQNGQVQLTSAAARDKFVSSVSAIIDKYGLDGLDIDFEGHSLYLNAGDKDFRNPTTPVVVNLIAALKALKAKYGAKFVLTMAPETFFVQVGYQFYGGTSAGDNRTGSYLPVIHAMRDALTVLHVQDYNSGPVTGLDNQYHTMGGADFHIAMTDMLKAGFPVSNTGFTFPGLREDQIAFGVPAAVSAGNGHTAPAAVQQALTCLAKGQNCGGYTLRGGASPNLRGLMTWSINWDRYYNWEFQNAHRPFLNSLP; the protein is encoded by the coding sequence ATGACAGTCGTTCCCCGACGCCGGCGTGGGCGGGTGGTGGTGGCCGGGCTGGCCGCCGTCGCCGCGGTCGCGGCCGGGGTGCTCGCCGCCGGTCCCGCGGCGGCGGCCAACCTGCTCACCAATCCCGGGTTCGAGACCGGCACCACCGCCGGGTGGACCTGCGACTCCGCGACCGTGGTCACCACCCCGGTGCACTCCGGTACCCAAGCGCTCGCCTCGACCGCCGCGGGCGCCAAGAACGGGCGCTGCTCGCAGACCGTCTCGGTCCTGCCCAACACCAAGTACACGGTCTCCGCGTGGGTGCGCGGCAACCCGGTCTACCTCGGCATCACCGGCGGCGGCTCGACCTGGACCGCGGCCACCAACTACACGCAGCTGTCGCTGTCGTTCACCAGCGGCGCCACCCAGACCTCGGCCGAGCTCTACGTGCACGGCTGGTACGGCGCGGGCACCTTCAACGTCGACGACCTCGTCCTCGACGGCCCCGGGGGCGGCGGCGACAACCCGGGCACCGGCCCCGGCACCCCGGGCAACCCGACGCTGGGCGCGGTCACCGCCACCTCGATCGCGCTGTCGTGGGGCGCGGCCACCGGGACCGTCACCGGCTACAAGGTCTACGAGGGCTCGGCGCTCAAGGCGACCGTCACCGGCACGTCGACCACGGTCAGCGGACTGCTCGCGTGCTCGACGCACAGCTTCGCGGTGACCGCGTACAACGACAAGGGCGAGTCGACGCGCAGCCAAGAGGTCACCGGCACGACCACCGGCTGCCCCGACACCGGCCTGCCCAAGCACGCGCTGATCGGGTACCTGCACTCGAGCTTCGCCAACGGCTCTGGCTACATCAAGATGGCCGACGTCCCGGACACCTGGGACATCATCAACCTGGCCTTCGGCGAGCCCACCTCGGTGACCTCCGGCGACATCCGGTTCACCCTGTGCCCGGTCGCGGAGTGCCCGTCGGTGGAGAGCGAGGCCGACTTCACCGCCGCGATCCGCGCCAAGCAGGCCAAGGGCAAGAAGGTGCTGATCTCCATCGGCGGCCAGAACGGCCAGGTGCAGCTGACCTCGGCCGCGGCGCGGGACAAGTTCGTCAGCTCGGTGTCGGCGATCATCGACAAGTACGGCCTCGACGGGCTCGACATCGACTTCGAGGGCCACTCGCTCTACCTCAACGCCGGTGACAAGGACTTCCGCAACCCGACCACCCCGGTCGTGGTGAACCTGATCGCCGCGCTCAAGGCGCTCAAGGCCAAGTACGGCGCCAAGTTCGTGCTCACCATGGCGCCGGAGACCTTCTTCGTCCAGGTCGGCTACCAGTTCTACGGCGGCACCAGCGCCGGGGACAACCGCACCGGGTCGTACCTGCCGGTCATCCACGCGATGCGCGACGCGCTGACCGTGCTGCACGTGCAGGACTACAACTCCGGGCCGGTCACCGGTCTGGACAACCAGTACCACACCATGGGCGGCGCGGACTTCCACATCGCGATGACCGACATGCTCAAGGCCGGGTTCCCGGTGTCCAACACCGGCTTCACCTTCCCCGGCCTGCGCGAGGACCAGATCGCGTTCGGCGTGCCCGCCGCGGTCAGCGCGGGCAACGGGCACACCGCGCCCGCCGCCGTGCAGCAGGCGCTGACCTGCCTGGCCAAGGGCCAGAACTGCGGCGGCTACACCCTGCGCGGCGGGGCGTCGCCCAACCTGCGCGGGCTGATGACCTGGTCGATCAACTGGGACCGCTACTACAACTGGGAATTCCAGAACGCGCACCGGCCGTTCCTCAACTCCCTGCCGTAG
- a CDS encoding alpha-hydroxy acid oxidase, protein MNPTRVGDYADHAKSTLAGDVLGYLDGGSGAEWTLRANTRAYERIRLRPRVLVDVESCDTTVDLLGSTLAAPLGVAPMAYHRLVHEEGELATVEAAGAAGALFVASIFASTDLAEMAAAASGPLWMQLYWLRDRAALLELVGRAERAGYSALVLTVDAPKVARRHRDLRSGFTLPPHVRAVNLTRELMAESHLAEAGVSAIERHSRERFDPTITWADLAWLRDRTRLPLVLKGILTAEDAVLAAEHGVDAVVVSNHGGRQLDGVAAAVDVLAEVVDAVAGRLPVLVDGGVRTGSDVLKAVALGAATVLVGRPVLWGLAHSGAAGAEHVLTLLREELVEAMALCGRPSIARVDRSLLG, encoded by the coding sequence GTGAATCCAACCCGGGTCGGCGACTACGCCGACCACGCGAAATCCACCCTCGCGGGCGATGTGCTCGGCTACCTCGACGGCGGGTCCGGCGCGGAGTGGACACTGCGGGCCAACACCCGCGCCTACGAGCGGATCCGGCTGCGGCCACGGGTTCTTGTGGACGTGGAGTCCTGCGATACCACCGTTGACCTGCTTGGTTCGACGTTGGCCGCACCACTGGGGGTCGCGCCGATGGCGTACCACAGGTTGGTGCACGAAGAAGGGGAACTGGCCACGGTCGAGGCGGCGGGTGCCGCGGGCGCGTTGTTCGTGGCCAGCATCTTCGCCAGCACCGACCTGGCCGAGATGGCCGCGGCCGCATCAGGTCCACTGTGGATGCAGCTGTACTGGCTGCGCGACCGCGCCGCGCTGCTCGAGCTGGTCGGACGGGCGGAGCGGGCGGGGTACTCGGCGCTGGTGCTGACCGTGGACGCGCCCAAGGTCGCGCGCAGGCACCGGGACCTGCGCAGCGGTTTCACGTTGCCGCCGCACGTGCGCGCGGTGAACCTGACCAGGGAGCTGATGGCCGAGAGCCACCTCGCCGAGGCCGGGGTGTCGGCGATCGAGCGGCACTCGCGGGAGCGGTTCGACCCGACGATCACCTGGGCGGACCTGGCCTGGCTTCGCGATCGCACCCGACTCCCGCTGGTGCTCAAGGGAATTCTCACCGCCGAGGACGCGGTGCTGGCCGCCGAGCACGGGGTGGACGCCGTGGTGGTGTCCAACCACGGCGGTCGCCAGCTCGACGGGGTCGCCGCCGCGGTGGACGTGCTGGCCGAGGTGGTCGACGCGGTGGCGGGTCGGCTGCCGGTGCTGGTCGACGGCGGGGTGCGCACCGGGTCCGATGTGCTCAAGGCCGTCGCACTGGGCGCCGCGACCGTGCTGGTCGGTCGGCCGGTGCTGTGGGGTCTGGCGCATTCGGGCGCGGCCGGGGCCGAGCACGTGCTGACCCTGCTGCGCGAGGAACTGGTCGAGGCCATGGCGTTGTGCGGCCGACCGTCGATCGCGCGGGTGGACCGGTCGTTGTTGGGCTGA
- a CDS encoding class I adenylate-forming enzyme family protein gives MNQPAVNPEWVADLLLRGPGDSVRLRLDRPIDTAALRRSVARAQDRLRTAGLVPGGTVALRLPPSLAYIAFLLAAWRVGAQVGLIDHRLTQHEVDGALERLGAQYVVDAESSEGHRLCGYAEVVAGVSAREGGRPAATDHALVQFSSGSTGASKVIARTSDDLIAELSRYDRLPEFPRAGERVVLLSSIVHVLGLVGGLLNALHTGAELVFPRRLTGEGILAAVAESDLPTTIIGVPFHAELLTSIPDPIPLPQLRRMIVAGELVRPAVPPRFRERFGVPLGTMYGMTEIGVIATDLDGTRWPSVEPAHGMDLRVSGGELWIAMPASPYLGAQDPTRFVDGWLCTKDAAELDGDRLTVLGRLDSQVSIGGLKVDLTEVEQAIAALPGVREAVVLHDGGIQAYLSLVDGATVERVKAALTETLAPFKRPRRLVVLPALPRTATGKVVRAPAALAAAESA, from the coding sequence GTGAATCAGCCTGCGGTGAACCCGGAATGGGTCGCCGACCTGCTGCTGCGCGGGCCGGGGGACAGCGTGCGGCTGCGGCTCGATCGGCCGATCGACACCGCGGCGCTGCGCCGATCGGTCGCGCGGGCGCAGGACCGGTTGCGCACCGCGGGGTTGGTACCGGGTGGCACTGTCGCATTGCGACTGCCGCCGTCGCTGGCCTACATCGCTTTCCTGCTCGCCGCGTGGCGCGTCGGGGCCCAGGTCGGCCTGATCGACCACCGGCTCACCCAGCACGAGGTGGACGGCGCGCTGGAGCGCCTCGGTGCGCAGTACGTCGTGGACGCCGAGTCGAGCGAGGGCCACCGGCTGTGCGGGTACGCCGAGGTGGTCGCCGGGGTGTCCGCCAGGGAGGGTGGCCGTCCGGCCGCGACGGACCACGCACTGGTGCAGTTCAGCTCCGGGTCGACCGGCGCGTCCAAGGTGATCGCCCGCACGTCCGATGACCTGATCGCCGAGTTGTCCCGCTATGACCGGCTTCCCGAGTTCCCGCGCGCGGGGGAGCGCGTGGTGTTGCTGTCGTCGATCGTGCACGTGCTCGGTCTGGTCGGCGGTCTGCTCAACGCGTTGCACACCGGCGCGGAGCTGGTCTTCCCGCGCAGGCTGACCGGCGAGGGCATCCTGGCCGCCGTCGCCGAGTCGGACCTGCCCACGACCATCATCGGCGTTCCGTTCCACGCCGAACTGCTCACCTCGATCCCCGACCCGATCCCGCTTCCCCAGCTGCGCCGGATGATCGTCGCGGGTGAACTGGTCCGCCCGGCTGTCCCGCCGCGCTTCCGCGAGCGCTTCGGCGTGCCGCTGGGGACGATGTACGGGATGACCGAGATCGGCGTCATCGCCACCGACCTCGACGGCACCCGCTGGCCGTCGGTCGAACCGGCGCACGGCATGGACCTGCGGGTCAGCGGCGGCGAGCTGTGGATCGCCATGCCCGCGTCGCCGTACCTGGGCGCCCAGGACCCGACCCGGTTCGTCGACGGCTGGCTGTGCACGAAGGACGCCGCCGAACTCGACGGCGACCGGCTCACCGTGCTGGGCCGGCTGGACTCGCAGGTCTCCATCGGCGGCCTGAAGGTGGACTTGACCGAGGTGGAGCAGGCGATCGCGGCTCTGCCCGGGGTCCGCGAGGCCGTGGTCCTGCACGACGGCGGGATCCAGGCGTACCTGAGCCTGGTCGACGGCGCGACCGTCGAGCGGGTCAAGGCCGCGCTCACCGAGACGCTCGCGCCGTTCAAGCGGCCGCGCAGGCTGGTGGTGCTCCCGGCGTTGCCCAGGACCGCCACCGGCAAGGTCGTGCGGGCGCCCGCGGCGCTCGCCGCGGCCGAATCCGCTTAA
- a CDS encoding acyl carrier protein, with amino-acid sequence MRDQLREFVLDTLREMNYDVSEVTGDTDLGPAGLDLESLALADLAVQIEDKYQIKFGDDDMESLALMNLDEFVDALAGRLAASPAETTS; translated from the coding sequence ATGAGGGATCAGCTCCGGGAGTTCGTGCTCGACACGCTGCGCGAGATGAACTACGACGTCAGCGAGGTCACCGGGGACACCGACCTCGGCCCGGCGGGCCTGGACCTGGAGTCGTTGGCGCTGGCCGACCTCGCCGTGCAGATCGAGGACAAGTACCAGATCAAGTTCGGCGACGACGACATGGAGTCGCTGGCGCTGATGAACCTCGACGAGTTCGTCGACGCGCTCGCCGGGCGGCTGGCCGCCAGCCCCGCCGAGACCACGTCCTGA
- a CDS encoding beta-ketoacyl synthase N-terminal-like domain-containing protein gives MADRPVLLTAVAARTAFGDHTALLARGFAGVPAFTPVTRFSTAGRRTEHAATLPGSPSLVDELVRVLEQVYPADGAQVPLLLAAHADAGNRALAEEVAARTGSPEVPRVYTGACVAATSAVADAATMIATGRAERVLVAAGYLVEPSTFALFDAGRALSRDGRVRPFSAGRQGMLLGDGVAAVLLEAENPRPLARLAGWARSGDAYHVCKPRPDGTGLARAIQGAVDRAGLSTSDIDYINANGTGTGFNDAAEVAALRLVGLDRVPVSSTKSVHGHALEASGLVELVVTALAMRTGTLPVNSGFLGADPECAVELVVDGPRQVSVGHALTVNSAFGGANTALLLEAA, from the coding sequence ATGGCTGATCGACCCGTCCTGCTCACCGCGGTGGCGGCGCGCACCGCGTTCGGCGACCACACCGCCCTGCTGGCGCGGGGGTTCGCCGGGGTGCCCGCGTTCACCCCGGTGACCCGCTTCAGCACCGCGGGCCGCCGTACCGAGCACGCCGCGACGTTGCCCGGGTCTCCTTCCCTGGTGGACGAACTCGTTCGCGTGCTCGAACAGGTATACCCCGCAGACGGCGCGCAGGTTCCACTCTTGTTGGCCGCGCACGCCGACGCGGGGAACCGGGCCCTGGCCGAGGAGGTGGCGGCCAGGACCGGGTCACCGGAGGTGCCCCGGGTCTACACCGGAGCGTGCGTCGCGGCGACCTCCGCGGTGGCCGACGCGGCGACGATGATCGCCACCGGGCGGGCCGAGCGGGTGCTGGTCGCCGCGGGCTACCTGGTCGAGCCTTCGACCTTCGCGTTGTTCGACGCCGGGCGGGCGTTGTCGCGCGACGGTCGGGTGCGGCCGTTCAGCGCGGGCAGGCAGGGGATGCTGCTCGGCGACGGTGTGGCCGCCGTGCTGCTGGAGGCCGAGAACCCGCGTCCGCTGGCCAGGCTCGCCGGATGGGCGCGTTCCGGGGACGCTTACCACGTCTGCAAACCGCGCCCGGACGGGACCGGCCTGGCACGGGCGATCCAGGGCGCGGTCGACCGGGCGGGATTGTCCACATCGGACATCGATTACATCAACGCGAACGGCACCGGTACCGGCTTCAACGACGCCGCCGAGGTGGCCGCGCTGCGGTTGGTGGGGCTCGACCGGGTGCCGGTGAGCTCCACCAAGTCCGTGCACGGCCACGCGCTGGAGGCGTCCGGGCTGGTCGAACTGGTGGTCACGGCGCTGGCCATGCGGACGGGCACGTTGCCGGTGAACTCCGGGTTCCTCGGTGCCGACCCGGAGTGCGCGGTGGAGTTGGTCGTCGACGGGCCGCGTCAGGTGAGTGTGGGCCACGCGCTGACCGTGAACTCCGCGTTTGGCGGCGCCAACACGGCCTTGCTGCTGGAGGCCGCGTGA
- a CDS encoding beta-ketoacyl synthase chain length factor, with protein MNAPVVPVVASARWPESDVDTVTPVTGFVVSTFNPLVAEVAARCLAGHPLAERTAIVLASATGDRTSAEAVAEAVAAGTRVAPLLFFQSNPNAVLGHVAARWGLTGPVVCTSPTGDPMADALACADLLFASGEADAALVITAELADDRGGTDRAHAVLVTARERA; from the coding sequence GTGAACGCCCCCGTCGTCCCGGTCGTGGCGTCGGCGCGCTGGCCGGAGTCCGATGTGGACACCGTGACCCCGGTGACCGGGTTCGTGGTGTCCACCTTCAACCCGCTGGTGGCCGAGGTCGCGGCCCGGTGCCTGGCCGGGCACCCGCTCGCCGAGCGGACCGCGATCGTGCTGGCCAGCGCCACCGGTGACCGAACCAGCGCCGAGGCCGTCGCCGAGGCGGTGGCCGCGGGCACCAGGGTGGCGCCGCTGCTGTTCTTCCAGTCCAACCCCAACGCGGTGCTCGGCCACGTCGCCGCGCGGTGGGGGCTGACCGGTCCGGTGGTGTGCACCAGCCCCACCGGGGACCCGATGGCGGACGCGCTGGCGTGCGCCGACCTGCTGTTCGCCTCGGGTGAGGCGGACGCGGCACTGGTGATCACCGCCGAACTGGCGGACGACCGAGGCGGAACCGACCGGGCGCACGCCGTCCTGGTCACGGCGAGGGAGCGGGCATGA
- a CDS encoding class I adenylate-forming enzyme family protein — translation MTATSIRATMARDPELGAGSVLTTLVALGGDLDRPTFTFDTAVEQIPAWTALTVRQLDERVRARAAALHAIGIGRRDPVAVTATSAADNILTFLALARLGAIPALINAKLAPEITALYVTRLGAVGVLADAARREALAPHGLTLLTPIEELGNADPSAAPEPYRFFRDDPVAITHSSGTTGVPKAVLHSHSSLFAANRHRLRMPKAQGTDRILSALPAPHAATLIALNLALASESQLLALSAQTGATVVDAIERWRPSGVLGFAATWSEMAKTDLRGRDLDSVALWWNTGDCAHEAHIRRLISLGYREVSTKEGRVRRPGSAFIDGLGSSEMGHSHFYITHTTETNRYGRCIGRPHTFAEPVVLDPDGNELPPGEVGELGTKSPTLSLGYWNDSVTTYRTRVRGYFLTGDLVYRDEEGYFYHVDRLVDSVDLGGGKRLHTALSEERVLNACPDVADCTVVAVRTDSGVVTDVLLQLDAAGDPDADRAEAVRAALGPDVAATVREVVVVDEDRIPLGPTGKVRKVALREQYLQSLGAR, via the coding sequence ATGACAGCCACGAGCATCCGGGCCACGATGGCCCGCGATCCGGAACTGGGCGCGGGCAGCGTGCTGACCACCCTGGTGGCGCTGGGCGGCGATCTGGACCGGCCGACCTTCACCTTCGACACCGCCGTCGAGCAGATCCCGGCGTGGACCGCGCTGACCGTGCGCCAACTCGACGAGCGGGTGCGCGCGCGGGCGGCTGCGCTGCACGCCATCGGCATCGGCAGGCGCGACCCGGTCGCGGTCACCGCCACCAGCGCCGCCGACAACATCCTCACGTTCCTGGCCCTGGCCAGGCTCGGTGCCATCCCCGCGCTGATCAACGCCAAGCTCGCACCCGAGATCACCGCGCTCTACGTCACCCGGCTCGGCGCCGTCGGTGTCCTCGCCGACGCCGCCCGCCGCGAAGCGCTCGCCCCGCACGGGCTGACGCTGCTCACCCCGATCGAGGAACTCGGCAACGCCGACCCGTCGGCGGCCCCCGAGCCCTACCGCTTCTTCCGCGACGACCCGGTGGCCATCACGCACTCCTCCGGCACCACCGGTGTCCCGAAAGCCGTGCTGCACTCGCATTCCAGCCTGTTCGCCGCCAACCGGCACCGGCTGCGGATGCCCAAGGCGCAGGGCACCGACCGGATCCTGTCGGCGCTGCCCGCCCCGCACGCCGCGACCCTCATCGCGCTCAACCTGGCCCTGGCCAGCGAGAGCCAGCTGCTCGCGCTCTCGGCCCAGACCGGGGCGACGGTGGTGGACGCCATCGAGAGGTGGCGCCCCAGTGGCGTACTCGGCTTCGCGGCCACCTGGTCGGAGATGGCCAAGACCGACCTGCGCGGCCGCGACCTGGACTCGGTCGCCCTGTGGTGGAACACCGGCGACTGCGCCCACGAGGCCCACATCCGCAGGCTGATCTCCCTCGGCTACCGCGAGGTGTCCACAAAGGAAGGTCGGGTGCGCAGGCCGGGTTCGGCCTTCATCGACGGCCTCGGCTCCAGCGAGATGGGCCACTCGCACTTCTACATCACCCACACCACCGAGACCAACCGGTACGGCCGTTGCATCGGCCGCCCGCACACCTTCGCCGAACCCGTCGTGCTCGACCCGGACGGCAACGAGCTGCCACCGGGCGAAGTGGGGGAGTTGGGCACGAAGTCCCCGACGCTGTCGCTGGGCTACTGGAACGACTCGGTGACCACCTACCGCACCCGCGTCCGCGGCTACTTCCTCACCGGGGACCTGGTCTACCGCGACGAAGAGGGCTACTTCTACCACGTTGACCGGCTGGTCGACTCCGTCGACCTCGGCGGCGGCAAGCGCTTGCACACGGCCCTGTCCGAGGAGCGCGTCCTCAACGCGTGCCCCGACGTCGCCGACTGCACCGTGGTCGCCGTCCGCACCGACAGCGGTGTCGTCACCGATGTCCTGCTCCAACTCGATGCCGCGGGCGACCCCGACGCCGACCGGGCTGAGGCGGTCCGCGCGGCTCTGGGGCCGGACGTCGCCGCGACGGTGCGCGAGGTCGTGGTCGTCGACGAGGACCGGATTCCGTTGGGCCCCACCGGCAAGGTCCGCAAGGTCGCGCTGCGCGAGCAGTACCTGCAGAGCCTGGGCGCGAGATGA
- a CDS encoding beta-ketoacyl-[acyl-carrier-protein] synthase family protein yields the protein MRPAAAITGIGLVTPLGRKPADVFDALCVGRSGVVTPPEGHPLAGLLDAAGIAPDIDPTEVMDAKSAKAVDRFVLQAMAAADDALADARITVGTDVDPERVAIVVSTGGAGLETYEHFATQRQERGRAKVSPYLLPGMLANMAAARIAIKHGIRGHSACIATACAAGAQSIAEALRLIRGGEADVVVCGGSDTALHPTVASAFANAWALARGWGADPAAASRPFDKRRNGFVLGEGAGVLVVERADFADARGAAAYADLLGWAVTTDAHHPTTPRPDGEGAAAVMRRATADAGLTPSDVDYINAHGTSTPLGDAAEAAAVRAVFGGDGPAVSSIKALTGHMLGGSGAVEAAVTALSVAGGVLPPTYNLDEPDPDCALDHVRGAPRVGPVRAALSNSFAFGGHNVSLAIGTPGTRLTRQPTRPAQ from the coding sequence ATGAGACCGGCCGCGGCGATCACCGGGATCGGACTGGTCACTCCGCTGGGCCGCAAGCCCGCTGACGTGTTCGACGCCCTGTGCGTCGGCCGTTCGGGCGTCGTCACCCCACCCGAGGGGCACCCGCTGGCCGGACTGCTCGACGCGGCGGGCATCGCGCCCGACATCGACCCGACCGAGGTCATGGACGCCAAGTCCGCCAAGGCCGTCGACCGGTTCGTGCTCCAGGCCATGGCCGCCGCCGATGACGCGCTTGCCGACGCCCGGATCACCGTGGGCACCGATGTCGACCCGGAACGGGTCGCTATCGTCGTGTCCACCGGCGGTGCGGGACTGGAGACCTACGAGCACTTCGCCACGCAACGCCAGGAACGCGGTCGCGCCAAGGTGAGCCCGTACCTGCTGCCCGGGATGCTCGCCAACATGGCCGCCGCCCGGATCGCCATCAAGCACGGCATCCGCGGCCACAGCGCGTGCATCGCCACCGCGTGTGCCGCCGGTGCGCAGTCGATCGCCGAGGCGCTTCGGCTCATCCGCGGTGGTGAGGCCGATGTGGTGGTGTGCGGCGGCAGCGACACCGCACTGCACCCGACCGTGGCCTCCGCGTTCGCCAACGCTTGGGCGCTCGCCCGTGGCTGGGGCGCTGATCCTGCGGCCGCGAGCAGGCCGTTCGACAAGCGGCGCAACGGGTTCGTCCTCGGCGAGGGCGCGGGCGTCCTGGTCGTCGAGCGGGCCGACTTCGCCGATGCCAGGGGCGCGGCCGCTTACGCGGACCTGCTCGGCTGGGCCGTCACCACCGACGCCCACCACCCGACCACCCCCAGGCCCGACGGCGAGGGCGCCGCGGCGGTCATGCGCCGCGCCACCGCTGACGCGGGCCTCACACCGTCTGATGTGGACTACATCAACGCGCACGGCACGTCGACACCACTCGGCGACGCCGCGGAGGCCGCCGCTGTGCGCGCGGTCTTCGGTGGCGACGGCCCCGCCGTCAGCTCCATCAAAGCGCTCACCGGACACATGCTCGGCGGTTCCGGCGCCGTCGAGGCCGCCGTGACCGCGTTGTCGGTCGCGGGCGGTGTCCTGCCACCCACGTACAACCTCGACGAGCCCGACCCGGACTGCGCGCTCGACCACGTGCGGGGCGCTCCGCGCGTGGGGCCGGTCCGCGCGGCCCTGTCCAACTCCTTCGCCTTCGGCGGCCACAACGTGAGCCTCGCGATAGGCACCCCAGGCACCCGACTGACCCGCCAACCCACCCGTCCAGCGCAGTAG
- the hppD gene encoding 4-hydroxyphenylpyruvate dioxygenase has protein sequence MHVQAIDHVEFYVGDADEVAATLRAQYGFRLHGWVRDQPDHYSVLLRQGSIHVLLTSARADTHPAAAYVAAHGDGLATVALSTDDPAAALAEALTRGATEDGTRITGFGDVGHVFVSPGAILSTVELADEVDDTALDLLDAVDHIAACVGPGELDPTVEYYEQVLGFKQIFEEHIEVGGQAMNSKVVQSVSKEVTLTLLEPDTTAEPGQIDDFLAAHHGPGVQHLAFRTDDIATAVRTLRERGVGFLSTPGSYYDALAERFDHVAVPVEQLRELSILVDQDNEGELFQIFTQTTHPRRTLFFEVIERLGALTFGSANIKALYQAVERERNGENARGAAQ, from the coding sequence ATGCACGTACAAGCCATAGACCACGTCGAGTTCTACGTCGGTGACGCCGATGAGGTGGCCGCCACGCTGCGCGCCCAGTACGGCTTCCGGCTGCACGGGTGGGTGCGCGACCAGCCCGACCACTACTCCGTCCTGCTGCGCCAGGGGTCGATCCACGTGCTGCTCACCAGCGCGCGCGCCGACACCCACCCGGCGGCGGCCTACGTCGCCGCGCACGGCGACGGCCTGGCCACGGTCGCCCTGTCCACCGACGACCCGGCCGCCGCGCTGGCCGAGGCGCTGACCAGGGGCGCGACCGAGGACGGCACCCGGATCACCGGTTTCGGCGACGTCGGCCACGTCTTCGTCAGCCCGGGCGCGATCCTGTCCACAGTGGAGCTCGCGGACGAGGTCGACGACACCGCGCTGGACCTGCTCGACGCCGTCGACCACATCGCCGCCTGCGTCGGCCCCGGCGAGCTGGACCCGACCGTCGAGTACTACGAGCAGGTCCTGGGCTTCAAGCAGATCTTCGAGGAGCACATCGAGGTCGGCGGCCAGGCGATGAACTCCAAGGTCGTGCAGAGCGTGTCCAAAGAGGTCACGCTGACCCTGCTGGAGCCCGACACCACCGCCGAACCCGGTCAGATCGACGACTTCCTCGCCGCCCACCACGGGCCCGGCGTGCAGCACCTGGCGTTCCGCACCGACGACATCGCCACGGCCGTGCGCACCCTGCGCGAGCGCGGCGTCGGCTTCCTGAGCACCCCGGGCAGCTACTACGACGCGTTGGCCGAGCGCTTCGACCACGTCGCGGTGCCGGTGGAGCAGTTGCGCGAGCTCAGCATCTTGGTCGACCAGGACAACGAGGGCGAGCTGTTCCAGATCTTCACCCAGACCACCCACCCCCGCCGCACGCTGTTCTTCGAGGTCATCGAACGCCTCGGCGCGCTCACCTTCGGCAGCGCCAACATCAAGGCGCTCTACCAGGCCGTCGAGCGCGAGCGCAACGGGGAGAACGCGCGAGGAGCAGCCCAGTGA